The sequence below is a genomic window from Photobacterium atrarenae.
CTGGCCGTGCTCGTCCAGCGGCGGATACGGCAGGCCCTTGCGGCGGGCCACTTTGGCCAGCACCGGATGACCACGCTCAAACAGGATCCGGTGGACCACTGCTTCCGGTAGCTGGGTGGTGGTGCGATCATACATCCCGACCGCCTGACGCTGGCGCTGGGCCTCGTAGAGGATCAGGGCGCTGGCCACCGAGACATTGAGAGACTGTACCATACCGACCATCGGAATGATGATATCCTGATCGGCCAGTGACAGCGCTTCAGCGGTGATCCCGTTTTTCTCGCCGCCGAGGATAATCGCGGTCGGTTTGGTGTAATCGACGTCACGAAAATCAATTGCGCTGTCTGACAGGTGGGTGGCGACGACCTGCATCCCCTGGCTTTTGAGGGTGGCCATGGCGTTGACCATGGTGTCATGAGTTTCCAGCTCAACCCAGTTGCGGGCACCGGCGGAGGTATGGCTCAGGACCCGCATATCTTCTTTCGGCCACACCGCGTGGACCTTGTGGACACCAACCGCATCGGCGGTACGGATGATGGCAGACACGTTGTTGGGTTTGTGCACTTCTTCCATGCAGACGGTCAGATCCGGCTGGCGGGTGGCCAGCACCGACTGGATCCGTTGAAAACGTTCGGGTGACATAAGCTTCTATCGTGTTCCTGAATAAAGAAAACGCCCGAGAACGGGCGTTGGTCATGAGTTGGGGAGACGTCAACGGCGTCATCACCCTTAGTTTTTCTGGCGAGAGACCCGAACCACATTCGGCATTACCCGGATCCGGCGCATAATATTCGCCAGGTGGATCCGCCCTTTGGTCGTCAGCCGTACCGTGATGGTATACAGGCGACCATCTTTCTCTTCCGTCGACAGGCCCTGGATGTTGGAGCCGGTTGCGGCAATGGTGTTGGTCAGATCGGCCAGCGCCCCCTGATGGTTTTGCATATCCACCTTGAGGTTGGTGACAAACTCCTGCTCGAAGTCCTCGCTCCACTCCACCGGCATATATTTGTCCGGCTCTTTCTGGTACCCCCGGATGTTGGCACACTCCTCGCGGTGGATCACCAGGCCTTTGCCCGGGCTGACATGGGCCATGATCGGGTCACCGTGGATGGGGTGACAGCAGTTGGCAAAAGTCAGCAGGATGCCATCTGCGCCGCGGATCGGCAGGCAGTGGGCGGTCGGTTTGTTATTGCTCTCTTCGCTGCGGCCCAGCAGGCGGCGGGCGATCACCACACTCATCCGCTCGCCGAGGCCAATGGCCGCCAGCAGATCGTCGAGGGTGTTCAGGCGCAGCTCGCTGAGGGTTTCCGCCAGATGCTCCGGGTCAATCTGATCGATATTGAGCTCGCCCAGGGCATGGTTGAGCAGGCGGCGACCCAGGGTGATCGACTCAGCCCGGCGCATGGTCTTCAGCACCTGACGGATCTTGGTCCGGGCGCGGGACGTGACCACGTAGTTGAGCCAGGCAGCGTTCGGGCGGGCACCCGGTGCACAGATAATATCGACGGTCTGGCCGTTTTTCAGCGGCTTGCTGAGCGGATACGGCTGACGCTCGACCCGGGCACCGACACAGGCATTGCCGACATCGGTATGTACCGCATAGGCGAAGTCGACCGCAGTGGCGCCGACCGGCAGTTCGACAATCCGGCCTTTCGGGGTGAAGACGTAAATTTCATCCGGGAACAGATCGGATTTGACGTTCTCGATAAACTCGAACGAGCTGCCGGCGCTTTGCTGCAGCTCCAGCAAGCTCTGCATCCAGCGCTGGGCCTTAACCTGGGCGGTGGTGCCTGAGCTTTCCCCGTCTTTGTAAGTCCAGTGGGCGGCGACGCCTTTGTCTGCCATCTGATCCATATCTTCAGTGCGGATCTGCACTTCCACCGGCACCCCGTGCGGGCCGACCAGGGAGGTGTGCAGCGACTGGTAGCCGTTGGCTTTCGGGATCGCGATGTAGTCTTTCATCCGGCTCGGGCGCGGCTTGTACAGGTTGTGGACCTGTCCCAGCACCCGGTAGCTGGTATCGAGATCTTTGACCAGCACCCGGAAGGCGTAGATATCCATGATGGAATGGAAGCGCTGTTCCTTGCTCTTCATCTTGTTATAGATGGAGTAGAGGTTCTTCTCGCGTCCCAGCACCTTGGCGTCGATCCCCGCGTCTTTGAGGCGGCCCTCAATTTCGGCGTGGATCTTATTAATCATTTCTTTGCGGTTGCCGCGCGCTGAGGCGACGACTTCTTTCAGCACCCGGTAGCGATTGGGGTAAAGGGCTTCGAAACCCAGCTCTTCGAGCTCGGTTTTAATATTGTGGATCCCCAGTCGGTGGGCCAGCGGGGCAAAGATTTCCAGGGTTTCGCGGGCAATCCGGCGGCGTTTGTCCGGGCGCAGGGCACCGAGGGTGCGCATGTTATGCGTGCGGTCGGCCAGCTTGATCAGGATCACGCGGATATCATGGGCCATGGCCATGATCATTTTGCGGAAGTTTTCCGCCTGCGCTTCTTTGCGGTCGCGGAATTTGAGTTTGTCCAGCTTGGAGACACCATCGACCAGCTCGGCCACGGTCGAGCCGAAGCGACTGTCGAGATCGTCTTTGGTGACCTCGGTATCTTCGATCACGTCATGCAGCAGCGCGGACATCAGTGTTTCGTAGTCCAGGCGCATTTCCGCCAGGATCCGGGCTACGGCAATCGGGTGGATGATATAAGGTTCGCCGCTGGAGCGGGTTTGCCCTTCGTGGGCATCGCGCGCAACGAGGTACGCCTGCCTGAGCGCTTCAATTTGAGGCTCAGGCAGGTACTCGATGACGACTTCTTTCAGGCTATCAAAGAGATACAATTCGCCCGGTTCCCTGAATTAACGTTGGTCGCCTGCAATCGCGCTCACAGCTGCCAGCTCTGCCGCTTCTTGCTCTTGAAGTTCCTGACGCTCGCGGGCATCGAGGATGTCTTTGGTGATCAGACCTTCTTCGATTTCGCGCAGGGCGATCACGGTGTACTTGTCGTTTTCTTCCGGAACCAGTGGATCCTTACCGCCAGTTTGCATCTGACGAGCGCGGCGTGAAGCAATTTGGATCAGATCGAAACGGTTGCCAATTTTATCAACAGCGTCTTGAACGGTTACGCGTGCCATGGAGGACTCCAGTGGTTATCTACAAATAAAAGATGGAAAATTGTACAAAAATAGTTACTGCTGCGCCAGTAGGGCAGTGATCATGCTGTTATATTTAGCAGCTTGTTTGTCTTGCTTCAATCGCTCAGCACGGATAATGGCTTTGAAGTCCATCAGCGCGACATCGAAATCGTCATTGACGATCACATAGTCGTACTCGTCGTAGTGAGAGATCTCTGAGCGGGCTTCCTGCATCCGGCGTTCGATCACGGCATCGCTGTCCTGACCCCGTGCATTGAGGCGTCGCTCCAGCTCTTCCTTGGAAGGCGGCAGGATAAACAGGCTCTTGGCTTGCGGCATTTGCTTGCGGATCTGACGTGCGCCCTGCCAGTCGATATCCAGAAAGACATCAATCCCTTTGTCCAACTGCTGTTCAATCCACGGACGGGATGTGCCGTAATAGTTGCCAAATACTTCAGCATGCTCGAGAAAGGCGCCTTGCTCGACCAGATCAGTAAACTCTTCGACACTGACGAAATTGTAATGAACACCGTGCTCTTCGCCGGGACGCATACCGCGCGTGGTGTGGGAGACGGATACCTTCATATCATAGGTCGGGTTGGTTTCAAGAAGGGCGTTGATCAAACTCGATTTGCCCGCGCCACTTGGGGCCGACACGATGTAAAGTGTACCTTTGCTCATTGTTCATCCACTCAGTGCTAGAAGGGCGCGCAGATTACCACGATCCGCCGGGAATTGAAATTCTCTGCCTGCCTGAAAAATCATCTTTTTCACATTTAACCAGCATCATATTAATCCTAGATGGCTTTTGGCAAAAACGGTGGATGAGCCGGGCGAACGGGGGCGTGACGTCGGTGTCGCCCGGCGTGTCGGTTTACGGGTGGGTGCTTGGGGTTGCAGCGCCGGCTCTTAGGGGCTCGGATGCGGCAGGCGTTTCAGGGCGAGCGCGATCCAGCAGCAAGGTCAGCAGGCCGGTCATGGCTATCGCGATCCCGACCCACATCGGTGAATGGAGGCTGTAGCCCCATTCGAGCACCTGCCCGCTGGCATAGCTGCCGAACATGATCCCGAGGGTGATCACCGACGCATGGACGGTGTTGACCAGCGGCCGCTCGCCGTTCGGGACCTGCATCACCCGGCTGACCATCGCCGGATTCATGCTGATCCCGGTCAGGCCGAGCCCGAGCACGGCGATGACGGCTGCCCAGGACTGATGGGTCTGCAGGGCCAGCAGAACCAGGAACAGGCTGTGTAGTACCATGCCGGTGGCGAGAATACGCAGGTTGCGCGGGCCGGCCAGTCGGGCAACGATGTGATTACCGATCAGCATGGTGATCCCGTAGGCAAACAGCAGCCAGGTCACGCTGTTGTGCGCCAAACCGGTCAGCTGGGTCAGGATGGGAACGAAATAGCTGAACGCAGCATAGGTGGCACCGATGACACAGAAACTGGTAGCAAACACTGACCAGAGCTGCCGATTGCGAAATGCCGCCAGCTCCTGGCGCAGGCCAATTTTGGCGGCGGCAGGTAAGGCGGGAAGCAGCGCGGCGGTGCCCAGGGCTGCCAGCACGGCTAAGGCGACGACGAACCAGAAGCTGGCACGCCAGCCGTAATATTCGCCGACCAGGCTGGCCAGCGGGAGGCCGAGAATGGTGCCGACCATGATCCCGGCCAGCACGATGGCGACGGCGCGGATCCCCAGCTCGGGTGCCACCAGGCGATGGCAGGTGCCCAGCGCGGTGCCGAAGAAGGCACCGGAGACGGCGCCGGTGATCAGCCGCGAGACGATCAGCATCGGATAGCCCTGGGCCAGGGCGCCCAGAATTTCACCGATAACGAAGAGGGCAAACAGCAGGTAGAAGGTTTTCTTCGGCGGTTGAGATCCCAGCCCCAGGGTGAGCAGCGGGCCGCCGAGGGCCATGGCTGCGGCATAGATGGAGACGAGATAGCCGACTTGGGAGATGGTGATCTCCAGATCCCGAGCCATCTGCGGCATCATGCCGAGCACCTGCAGCTCGCAGTTGATCATGGCGAAAATGCCCAGAGCCAGGACATAAACGGAAACCGGTATGCTCGGTTTGGCGGTGGTGTGCATAAGCGATCCTTGTAATGGAGTGGATGTCACTTGCACTAGTATCACTTATGCAATAAGTTTGATTAACCCGGTCACTATCCTTTCAGTAATGAATAAAATCATGGATCTCAATGCAATTCGCCAGTTTCTCAAAGTCGCCGAATGTCTGAGCTTTACCGATGCAGCGGCCCAGCTCGGGGTGACCCAGTCCGGGGTCTCCCGTGCGGTCAGCCGGTTGGAGCACCAGCTCGGGGTGCGCCTGCTGCACCGCAATACCCGACGCCTGAGTCTGACCCCAGACGGTATGGTGTTTTATGAGCGCAGTGCCCCGCTGCTGGGCGATCTGGAGGCACTCGGCCAGGCATTGCAGGACCGCCGAAGTTCGCCTTCGGGACGGCTGAAGATCAGTGCGCCGTCGGCATTCGGGCGGGTGGTGCTGATGCCGATCCTGGCCCGGTTGCTGGCGCAGCATCCGCAGCTGAACATCGAGGTGGTGATGAGCGATCGCATCGTCGATTTGGTGGAAGAAGGGTTCGATGCCGTGCTACGCACGGGGAATATCCGGGATCAGCGCCTGATAGCCCGGCCGCTGGCGCCGCTGACCTGGCAGACGGTCGCCTCGCCGGATTATCTGGCCCGGCATGGCACCCCGATGCATCCGGATGAGCTGGCGGGGCATAACTGTCTGCGGGTGCGTAATCCGCATACCGGGCGCCCGGTGCGCTGGCGCTTCACTGAGGCAGATCAGGAGAAAATGTTGGATGTGGACGGCAACCTGGTGTTCGACCACGGCGATCCGCTGCTCGATGCCGCGCGGCTCGGGGTCGGGGTGGTGCAGGTGATGGCGTTCTTTGCCCGCGAGGCGATCGAACGCGGCGAGCTGCAACCGATCCTGACCGAGTTCAATCCCCCGGCGCACCAGTTGTCGCTGGTTCATCAACCCTCGAAGCTGCACTCGGCCAAACTACGGGTGTTTAAGGAAGCCTTGCTGGCCGAGTGGGGCGAAGCCCCGTTGCCGCAGCGTCTCCAGGAAGAAGCGCGAGTCCGTAAATAAAGAGGGCCAGACATAAACAAGCCCTGAAGGTTCAGGGCTTGGGTTATAATGTTGCACTTTGAGGTTGCTGGCTTATTCGATGTTCTGGATCTGTTTGTCGAATAGATTTCATGACGCCAGTGTTTATAGTGCTTTCATGCTCATTTTATGCTGTAAAAATCATTTGTGTCATCATTTGTGTCATCGTTAAGTGTGGGCCAATGCCCTATAAATCAATGTGCTGCTTAATGATTAGATGTATTCAACTGTGGGTGATCCACCAGCAAAATCGGAACTATTCAGTAAGGGAAGATGGTTAGATGACCTCTGCTCGGCTAGTGGTTTCTGGTGATGTGATCTCTGTACCAGGACTCTATACTATGTGAAGCTCATACGTATTTCATCTTTGAGTAAGAGGATAATGTTATGTATGTGATTGAAAGCATAGGTGATAGTTTGCTGGTGATAAGTAAGTCGGTTTTAGGACAAAATTCAGTAGATATTTTATATAAAAGCGAAGGAATAAAATTTCGATTGAAATCTTTAGAGCTTACTCAACTATGGGCTAGTGATGGTCAACTTATCCTTGATACTTCAGTCGGGAAGATTTTCGTAGCTACTGGGGAGATCTCAGTGACAGCGGAGAGTGTTTTGAAACAAGTATTTACAGAATACTCTCAATATGAGCCGTCAGATGAGGATGGCGTTAGTTTTAAGCTTGAGGCTGGTTTATAAGCTTTTTTTTTAATGTTTTTTTAGCGTCAAGGCTTGAGCAATACGATATGGCACTTTTTCATCAAATGTGAGGTGATCGAACATTGTTATGCATTTGAGGCAAAAAGAGTTAGGACTAGAGTCCCAACTCGGTTAGTTTGGATTAGAAAAATAGACTAAATTGTCAGTTGGCAAGAACCTATACCAGCCCTTATTAATTATTTTGTATGTGTAATTAGCCAAATACGTTTTCGTTCATGAGTCGCAGACTTGTTCCCTCATAGCTAAGTCGATGACAATCACTTCAACTGCCTCTACGCCAGGATAATCGTTTGCGATGTCCTGCCAATAACAATTTAGAGCATAGGCTAGCTCGCCTAACCCGACACGACGGCTATTGATTATCCATCTCTTATCGAGTGTGCTCTGTGAGACCAACAGAAAAACACCACATCCGGCGCTTTCTTCTCGTAGATAATCGCCCACCAGCTGGTTGCGCAAGCGCTCACAAAGCTTTGGGCCTGTCCAATTTTTATCGAGCAGTTTTAGTTCTATAGGCACTGGAGAATGCACCTTTGTATTGTGCAAACAGATATCCATACGTTGTGCGTTAGCAAGTTCAAGTTCTTGCGCGATTGTGTACTGGTCTCGACTTTGTTGTCGAAGCCAACCGGCAATCAATGTGCGCATCTCTGTTTCACTATTGGTGCGCTGCCAGGTCTGCCAAGGGCTGTCGTTTCCTCGTTCCAGCCAGTTTTTTAGATCTTGTAAACGATGTACAGTCAGTTCAAAGAGCTGACGATGCGTTGCTGGGATTAGTGTTTGTGATGTGTTAAAGGCACTGATCTGTTCAGCAGACCAAGGTTCTAGATCACCATCCTCTTCGGCGCGCTTGTTGGCGCTCTTCTCCATCCAAGGTCGATAATCTGGATCGGGGTGTTCATTGATTAACTGTCTGATGACCGTATAACTTCCTTTACCTGGTATTTCCGATAGAAGGTTAAAAAGCTTGCTGCGTGCATCTTGTGCATCATCACGCAATTTTGGGGAATACACACCTCCACCACTTCGGTCGATGTCTTCCTTTGCGCGAATGTGTCTATGCATTAGGGTATACAGTGATTTTAGATGCATCGCTGTACAGAAACGACCAACATTAGCTCCTCCTTTTCGTGAATGTCTATCTCCTATTAATGTCGTAATGAAAACCTGGGCAGCATACGTCGCCGTATCTTTATCGAGACCTGACAGCCATTGCTCTAATTCAGATATTCCATTTACCGAATCGCAATCAACGCGAAGCGCATACCACCATGAGATATCGTCCGGGTTATTAGTCTGTACTATCTGTTGGCTAGCCAGCTCTGATAGCTTATCCGAGTCAGTTTCACCATTGACTAGTATTTGCAAGCAATATTGTCGGTTAGGGTTTAGACGTGTAGGGTTAGCCTCCACCCATTCCAGCAGTACGGGAGCAATGGACACATGCAGCCAGGGGGCATGGTAGACTAGTTTATGCAGAATATAGTGCATCGACTTGTATGAACTTGTGTTATCAAGTTCCCAAACTAACTCCTTAATCACAGCTTCTTCGACCAAGTCAGGATATGCCTGATGCATACGTTCAAACCAGCTAGGGAATCCATTGAGCCCCCATGTGATATAGCGTAATGCGTGGCGAACTTCCATTTCATCCAAATCGCCTGGAAACCCAATAGAATTAGCAGCTTCCATCTCAAGACCTGCCATGGCAAAGATCAATGAATAAGGAGTACTGCTTCTATCTTTACCCTCCGACCGTAGCGTCGGATTGTACTGACGCCAGTGTTTCATTGCAGCCAGGCGATAGCCATAAGCGATAGTTTCACCAAATTCTGGGATCAGCGCGCGCCAGTTCGTGAACGCGGAGCGATCCATTGCCGTACGATATTTATTTAATTCAACCATCAGAAAATATTGGTCGTTGGAAAAATCTCCCGGCTTCAGATTTTGAGGATTGTGGATTCTTTCTGGATTGGCGCGTAACTCCGCTATCCACGTATCTCGAGCCTGCTTTTCTTGTCTTTTTTTCTCTTTCTGCTTTCGGTGATATTGCGCTTGTCTTTCTTCACGCCTTCTTGTCGCCTCAGACACCGGCGGATCTAGAAAAATGTTCAATTGCTCTTGCAAGACATGATCGTCAGCAACTGCATCTTTCAGCAGAGTCAGAATGTGCTCAGCTCTGTCAGCTTGCTGATAAACCCGAAAAGCAGTGCTAAGAGCGATTAGCCTATCATCTTGAAGCGAACGAGATCGCATGTAGTCGAGCAGTCTCGGTAGGCTAGTCGTATCATAATGCCAATAATGACCAAGCCAGGAAACCGACCAATCATCTGTTAACCGTTTCCTTGAGTCTGAAGATTCAGCGGACCGAGCTTGTTCGATGCTGGCCCAATAGAGCGCATCATTGAGCTCAGGCCAATCGGGAACAAGTGCTCCTAATTCGTTTTTATGAACACTGATATCTTCACCCTGCCAATAATATAAAGCTGGAGCTTTCAACAAAATGGATTGTGACGTTACCCTGAGAGCTTCATTATTTTTGGCTTTCACCAGTCTTTCTATCGCATTTATGGCGATACTAAGAAGCCAGGCATGTTCCTTTGAAACATGACATTCTCGACGCTCAACATATGGCTGTCTGTCGAGATAGCTTTTCAATCCTTCAAGCAGCTGAGGTATGGACTTGTGGTTGTCGCCTACAGGTAATCGTTCGACAAATTCATGAAGAGTGTGACAGAGAGAACTGCTTTCATAACTACTATAAGGTGCTAATTTATCTAGTGAATTTAGCAGCTGTTTGATACTGTGGCTATCCGCATTTGCCTCTTCGACCACCTCCGCAAGCAAATCGTTGGGAATCTGGGCATCGCTTTCGTTAAGCCTTTGCCACAGACTTTCTTTCTGCTCGATAGAGCCACAAGTCATTACTGCGCGTGCAGATGCAATCCGGGCGTATATATCTCGAGAACTATCTATCGCAATGGTAAGTAAAGGGTAAATGCAATTTGCCATATCTCCCTGCCATACCAGCCTTCCGAGGAAGAAGATTGCATCATCGTTATCACAATATTCTTCTATGAGCTGCAGCGTGTCTTCTGCGAGGTCTGAATTGGCGATCCGGGCAATTGCGCTATTATCTCGCGCAGAGCGGCCATCTGTATTCGAAACAATTCGCCTGACAATGTCCGTTAGAATTTTTTTTCTTTCCGGCAGAGGTAGTTTGGATGGTTCGCCGCTTTCCACGGCAATTTCAGGATGAATTTCCAGTGCCCTGCGCCGGATATCACTATCAAGTAGGATAAGCCATGGTAAAATTGGTCGAAGCCTAGGAGTAACGATTTTCTCCCCATATTGCTCGCGGAAGAATAGAGCTTCGACCGAATTGCGACTATTGCCAGACTTTAGCAACTTTTCAAACCATTCAGCCGCAAGTAATTCGCGGACATCCCTGTGCCGAAACCGCACCGCTCCATAAATAATGTCATTGAAAATACCGCGTTCTAATAGCGCGCGAACTTCTTTGGGATCCCAATC
It includes:
- the trmH gene encoding tRNA (guanosine(18)-2'-O)-methyltransferase TrmH; this translates as MSPERFQRIQSVLATRQPDLTVCMEEVHKPNNVSAIIRTADAVGVHKVHAVWPKEDMRVLSHTSAGARNWVELETHDTMVNAMATLKSQGMQVVATHLSDSAIDFRDVDYTKPTAIILGGEKNGITAEALSLADQDIIIPMVGMVQSLNVSVASALILYEAQRQRQAVGMYDRTTTQLPEAVVHRILFERGHPVLAKVARRKGLPYPPLDEHGQIVADEPWWQTMQAIEPKKRQPKRN
- the spoT gene encoding bifunctional GTP diphosphokinase/guanosine-3',5'-bis pyrophosphate 3'-pyrophosphohydrolase — its product is MYLFDSLKEVVIEYLPEPQIEALRQAYLVARDAHEGQTRSSGEPYIIHPIAVARILAEMRLDYETLMSALLHDVIEDTEVTKDDLDSRFGSTVAELVDGVSKLDKLKFRDRKEAQAENFRKMIMAMAHDIRVILIKLADRTHNMRTLGALRPDKRRRIARETLEIFAPLAHRLGIHNIKTELEELGFEALYPNRYRVLKEVVASARGNRKEMINKIHAEIEGRLKDAGIDAKVLGREKNLYSIYNKMKSKEQRFHSIMDIYAFRVLVKDLDTSYRVLGQVHNLYKPRPSRMKDYIAIPKANGYQSLHTSLVGPHGVPVEVQIRTEDMDQMADKGVAAHWTYKDGESSGTTAQVKAQRWMQSLLELQQSAGSSFEFIENVKSDLFPDEIYVFTPKGRIVELPVGATAVDFAYAVHTDVGNACVGARVERQPYPLSKPLKNGQTVDIICAPGARPNAAWLNYVVTSRARTKIRQVLKTMRRAESITLGRRLLNHALGELNIDQIDPEHLAETLSELRLNTLDDLLAAIGLGERMSVVIARRLLGRSEESNNKPTAHCLPIRGADGILLTFANCCHPIHGDPIMAHVSPGKGLVIHREECANIRGYQKEPDKYMPVEWSEDFEQEFVTNLKVDMQNHQGALADLTNTIAATGSNIQGLSTEEKDGRLYTITVRLTTKGRIHLANIMRRIRVMPNVVRVSRQKN
- the rpoZ gene encoding DNA-directed RNA polymerase subunit omega; translated protein: MARVTVQDAVDKIGNRFDLIQIASRRARQMQTGGKDPLVPEENDKYTVIALREIEEGLITKDILDARERQELQEQEAAELAAVSAIAGDQR
- the gmk gene encoding guanylate kinase, whose product is MSKGTLYIVSAPSGAGKSSLINALLETNPTYDMKVSVSHTTRGMRPGEEHGVHYNFVSVEEFTDLVEQGAFLEHAEVFGNYYGTSRPWIEQQLDKGIDVFLDIDWQGARQIRKQMPQAKSLFILPPSKEELERRLNARGQDSDAVIERRMQEARSEISHYDEYDYVIVNDDFDVALMDFKAIIRAERLKQDKQAAKYNSMITALLAQQ
- a CDS encoding MFS transporter, which encodes MHTTAKPSIPVSVYVLALGIFAMINCELQVLGMMPQMARDLEITISQVGYLVSIYAAAMALGGPLLTLGLGSQPPKKTFYLLFALFVIGEILGALAQGYPMLIVSRLITGAVSGAFFGTALGTCHRLVAPELGIRAVAIVLAGIMVGTILGLPLASLVGEYYGWRASFWFVVALAVLAALGTAALLPALPAAAKIGLRQELAAFRNRQLWSVFATSFCVIGATYAAFSYFVPILTQLTGLAHNSVTWLLFAYGITMLIGNHIVARLAGPRNLRILATGMVLHSLFLVLLALQTHQSWAAVIAVLGLGLTGISMNPAMVSRVMQVPNGERPLVNTVHASVITLGIMFGSYASGQVLEWGYSLHSPMWVGIAIAMTGLLTLLLDRARPETPAASEPLRAGAATPSTHP
- a CDS encoding LysR family transcriptional regulator gives rise to the protein MDLNAIRQFLKVAECLSFTDAAAQLGVTQSGVSRAVSRLEHQLGVRLLHRNTRRLSLTPDGMVFYERSAPLLGDLEALGQALQDRRSSPSGRLKISAPSAFGRVVLMPILARLLAQHPQLNIEVVMSDRIVDLVEEGFDAVLRTGNIRDQRLIARPLAPLTWQTVASPDYLARHGTPMHPDELAGHNCLRVRNPHTGRPVRWRFTEADQEKMLDVDGNLVFDHGDPLLDAARLGVGVVQVMAFFAREAIERGELQPILTEFNPPAHQLSLVHQPSKLHSAKLRVFKEALLAEWGEAPLPQRLQEEARVRK